In Arthrobacter sp. SLBN-112, a genomic segment contains:
- a CDS encoding IclR family transcriptional regulator C-terminal domain-containing protein: protein MSDALRTDTQAAPQASDQYVQSLARGLAVIRAFDADRPVMTLTEVAARTGLTRATARRFLHTLVELGYVRTDGKTFALTAKVLQLGYAYLSGLSLPQLAQPHLEELSLKLGESTSAAVLDGTDIAYVARVTTRRIMTIGITVGTRFPAYATSMGRVLLAHLPASDLKAYLAAAEVKPLTPRALGSVPELLAVLETVRAQGWCLLDQELELGLMSVAAPVYDGSKVVAAVNVSLQAQSVEAKPDRDAYLASVAQEIVATAKLISADLTARG from the coding sequence ATGAGCGACGCCCTCCGCACAGACACCCAGGCCGCCCCGCAGGCCAGCGACCAGTACGTCCAGTCGCTGGCACGCGGCCTGGCGGTGATCCGCGCGTTCGATGCCGACCGTCCGGTGATGACCCTCACCGAGGTGGCGGCCCGCACCGGCCTCACCCGGGCCACAGCACGCCGGTTCCTGCACACCCTGGTGGAGCTGGGATACGTGCGGACCGACGGGAAGACGTTCGCGCTGACGGCCAAGGTGCTCCAGCTGGGATACGCGTACCTTTCGGGGCTGTCACTGCCGCAGCTGGCCCAGCCGCACCTTGAAGAACTCTCCTTGAAGCTGGGGGAGTCCACCTCCGCCGCCGTGCTGGACGGTACGGACATCGCCTATGTCGCGCGGGTGACCACCCGCCGCATCATGACCATCGGGATCACGGTGGGCACCCGCTTCCCGGCGTATGCGACGTCGATGGGCCGCGTGCTGCTGGCCCACCTGCCGGCGTCGGACCTCAAGGCGTACCTGGCGGCGGCGGAGGTCAAGCCGCTGACGCCGCGCGCCCTGGGCAGCGTCCCGGAACTGCTGGCCGTGCTGGAAACCGTCCGGGCGCAGGGCTGGTGCCTGCTGGACCAGGAGCTCGAGCTGGGCCTGATGTCCGTGGCCGCCCCGGTTTATGACGGTTCCAAGGTGGTCGCGGCGGTGAACGTGTCCCTGCAGGCGCAGTCCGTGGAAGCCAAACCGGACCGGGACGCCTACCTGGCCTCGGTGGCACAGGAAATCGTGGCGACGGCGAAACTCATTTCCGCCGACCTCACCGCCCGCGGGTAG
- a CDS encoding lyase family protein, translating to MRGFAEEADAGLLSPVSASPLVAALTGDRAVLAAILAIESGWAAVLEKAGLAPAGSAAVVASAAEAGRYDLADIALRAQGGGNPVIPLLADLRKQVAALDTAGVGAGKAVHTSLTSQDVLDTALMLLARNTVHAVLADLHGTAAALAAVAEQHADTLCVGRSLTQHSLPYTFGLRAAQWFHGVAAAGRQLAALEFPVQFGGAAGTLAAGTVLTAGTHATPFSLADALAVQLGLAPAPAPWHTNRLAITSLGNALAAVLDAYGKISADVLFLSRPEVGEVAEPRAAGRGVSSAMPQKQNPVLSVLVRSAALQAPGLAAQLHLAAATFNDERPDGAWHIEWPALRQLLALTLGAAGHFRELAEGLQVFPAAMRRNLDLAGPLLLAEGVNAAVAPLLAENDGRNGKQQLQDVVDRTLQVAPAEQATTYRKLLRDAVPAAVVPDARLAELLDPASYLGQSVEISRRILAAFPEFVTRTPNANGASRG from the coding sequence ATGCGCGGCTTCGCGGAAGAGGCCGACGCCGGCCTGCTCAGTCCCGTTTCAGCCTCACCCCTGGTGGCGGCGCTGACGGGGGACCGGGCAGTGCTGGCGGCGATCCTCGCCATCGAATCCGGCTGGGCCGCCGTCCTGGAAAAGGCCGGCCTCGCACCTGCCGGTTCGGCCGCCGTCGTCGCATCCGCCGCTGAGGCGGGGCGTTATGACCTCGCCGACATCGCGCTGCGCGCCCAGGGCGGCGGCAACCCGGTGATTCCGCTGCTGGCCGACCTCCGGAAGCAGGTGGCGGCACTCGACACCGCCGGGGTTGGCGCCGGAAAGGCCGTCCATACCTCCCTGACCAGCCAGGACGTGCTGGACACCGCCCTGATGCTGCTTGCCCGGAATACCGTGCACGCCGTACTGGCTGACCTGCACGGCACCGCAGCGGCGCTCGCGGCCGTGGCGGAGCAGCATGCGGACACGCTGTGCGTGGGCAGGAGCCTGACACAGCATTCGCTCCCGTACACCTTCGGGCTCCGGGCGGCGCAGTGGTTCCACGGCGTGGCGGCGGCAGGCCGGCAGTTGGCGGCCCTGGAGTTCCCCGTGCAGTTCGGCGGCGCGGCAGGAACGCTGGCCGCCGGAACCGTGCTGACGGCCGGTACGCACGCCACACCTTTCAGCCTGGCCGACGCCCTGGCAGTCCAGCTTGGGTTGGCTCCGGCGCCGGCTCCCTGGCACACCAACCGGCTGGCCATCACCTCGCTGGGCAACGCCCTGGCCGCCGTGCTGGACGCCTACGGCAAGATCTCCGCGGACGTCCTGTTCCTCAGCCGCCCCGAAGTGGGGGAAGTGGCAGAGCCCCGTGCGGCCGGGCGCGGGGTCTCCTCCGCCATGCCGCAAAAACAGAACCCCGTGCTCTCCGTCCTGGTCCGCAGCGCCGCGCTGCAGGCACCCGGCCTGGCAGCCCAGCTGCACCTGGCCGCCGCCACCTTCAACGACGAACGCCCGGATGGGGCCTGGCACATTGAATGGCCAGCCCTGCGCCAGCTCCTGGCCCTCACCCTCGGCGCCGCCGGCCACTTCCGCGAACTCGCAGAAGGACTGCAGGTATTCCCGGCCGCCATGCGCCGCAACCTGGACCTCGCGGGCCCGCTGCTGCTGGCGGAGGGTGTCAATGCCGCCGTCGCGCCGCTGCTGGCGGAGAACGACGGCCGCAACGGCAAGCAGCAGCTGCAGGACGTGGTGGACCGGACCCTGCAGGTGGCTCCGGCCGAGCAGGCCACTACCTACCGGAAGCTGCTCCGCGACGCTGTCCCCGCCGCCGTCGTCCCCGACGCCCGGCTGGCGGAACTCCTGGACCCGGCCAGCTACCTGGGCCAATCGGTGGAAATCTCCCGCCGCATCCTGGCAGCCTTCCCTGAATTTGTTACCCGCACCCCCAACGCGAATGGAGCGTCCCGTGGCTAA
- a CDS encoding ABC transporter ATP-binding protein translates to MTVAAVIELSGVSKVYGKGEAEVRALDHVDIAIERGDFVAIIGASGSGKSTMMNIIGCLDAPSTGSYRLDGINTRELDEYQQAQIRNRKIGFVFQNFNLISRTRAVDNVAMPLAYAKVGRHERRSRALAMLDTVGLSSRAGHKPSQLSGGQQQRVAIARALVTNPVLLLADEPTGALDSRSSAEILDLFGNLHASGRTIVMITHEMDVAERAGRVVRMQDGRIVSDVRQQPVTARTFAVAP, encoded by the coding sequence GTGACCGTGGCAGCCGTCATCGAACTCTCCGGTGTCAGCAAGGTCTACGGCAAGGGCGAGGCAGAGGTGCGCGCGCTGGACCATGTGGACATCGCGATCGAGCGGGGCGATTTCGTGGCCATCATCGGAGCGTCGGGGTCCGGGAAGTCCACCATGATGAACATCATCGGCTGCCTCGACGCGCCCAGCACCGGAAGTTACCGCCTGGACGGCATCAACACCCGGGAGTTGGACGAGTACCAGCAGGCACAGATCCGCAACCGCAAGATCGGCTTTGTGTTCCAGAACTTCAACCTGATCTCCAGGACCAGGGCGGTGGACAATGTGGCCATGCCCCTCGCCTACGCGAAAGTGGGGCGGCACGAGAGGCGCAGCCGCGCACTGGCCATGCTGGACACCGTGGGGTTGTCCAGCCGTGCAGGCCACAAGCCGTCGCAGCTGTCGGGCGGCCAGCAGCAGCGCGTGGCCATCGCCAGGGCTTTGGTGACCAACCCGGTGCTCCTGCTGGCCGATGAGCCCACGGGAGCGCTGGACTCGCGGTCCTCGGCCGAGATCCTGGACCTCTTCGGGAACCTGCACGCCAGCGGACGGACCATCGTGATGATCACGCACGAAATGGACGTCGCCGAGCGGGCCGGCCGGGTGGTGCGGATGCAGGACGGCAGGATCGTCTCCGATGTCCGGCAGCAGCCGGTGACCGCAAGAACTTTCGCGGTGGCGCCGTGA
- a CDS encoding HlyD family efflux transporter periplasmic adaptor subunit, protein MTSKSLVINLGLGAVILALGAGTYLTATAAGSTTPSAAVRTVTVGKAAISSVATASGNVAPQTTTVVSAQNCSGVIQSVAATLGQQVTAGQLLVSIDPTNAQNALNAAQAQLDSVTAQANQQQASAAGQVATANQSLVNAQQSAGLDSSQQSAAVSAAQKAVDADNAAVTAAQAVPVPNPKPANWTDPVAAAQNQLAKDQAALTQAQNQAASTQLKDKQQVASATTALGNAQNAAASAGGTNVTSAQLAVDTDKANLAACNLTSPVAGTVTSVTATAGALTGSSSGSSAASSGATAGGGTGAASSASSGASSSAAGSSGSGLVTISDTGHLQVVAGFSESDVTSMKPDQTAQFTFPALAQDPAAAPVTGKVVSIAQTSSTTNGVVTYPVTVSIANPPAGLRLGQSANISVTTATADDALVVPSLAITTTGNRQTVNVLKDGTPTPVTVTTGISANGRTQVLTGLADGDQVELPAISSTLDTGSTTPGSGFGAGGLGGAGTRGGTRNGGQ, encoded by the coding sequence ATGACCTCAAAATCCCTTGTTATCAACCTGGGCCTGGGCGCCGTCATTCTGGCCCTCGGCGCAGGCACCTACCTCACGGCCACGGCGGCTGGCTCCACCACCCCGTCAGCGGCCGTGCGCACGGTAACGGTGGGCAAGGCGGCTATCTCTTCAGTGGCCACAGCTTCGGGCAATGTCGCCCCGCAAACCACCACGGTGGTCAGCGCCCAGAACTGCAGCGGCGTGATCCAATCCGTGGCAGCAACACTGGGCCAGCAGGTGACTGCCGGGCAGTTGCTGGTGTCCATCGATCCCACCAATGCCCAGAATGCCCTGAACGCGGCCCAAGCCCAGCTGGATTCGGTGACGGCCCAGGCCAACCAGCAGCAGGCATCCGCCGCCGGGCAGGTGGCTACGGCAAACCAGTCCCTGGTGAACGCCCAGCAATCCGCCGGCCTGGACTCCTCCCAGCAGTCCGCTGCGGTGTCCGCGGCCCAGAAGGCAGTGGATGCCGATAATGCTGCCGTGACCGCCGCCCAGGCTGTGCCGGTCCCCAACCCGAAGCCTGCCAACTGGACGGACCCGGTGGCGGCTGCCCAGAACCAGTTGGCCAAGGACCAGGCCGCGCTGACTCAGGCGCAAAACCAGGCTGCGTCCACCCAGCTTAAGGACAAGCAGCAGGTTGCCTCCGCCACCACTGCCTTGGGCAACGCCCAGAACGCGGCAGCCTCGGCAGGGGGCACCAACGTCACCAGCGCCCAACTCGCCGTCGATACGGACAAGGCGAACCTCGCCGCCTGCAACCTGACCTCGCCGGTGGCAGGAACCGTCACGTCGGTGACCGCAACGGCCGGCGCGCTGACGGGATCCTCCTCGGGTTCCTCGGCAGCTTCGTCCGGTGCCACCGCCGGCGGTGGCACCGGGGCCGCCTCGTCCGCGTCCTCCGGGGCATCGTCGTCTGCCGCGGGAAGCTCCGGCAGCGGCCTGGTCACCATCAGCGACACCGGCCACCTGCAGGTGGTTGCCGGGTTCTCCGAGTCCGACGTCACCAGCATGAAGCCGGACCAGACGGCCCAGTTCACCTTTCCCGCACTGGCCCAGGATCCTGCCGCCGCGCCCGTCACCGGCAAGGTGGTCTCCATCGCCCAGACCTCGAGCACCACCAACGGCGTGGTCACCTATCCGGTGACGGTCTCCATCGCCAATCCGCCGGCCGGGCTGCGCCTGGGCCAGAGCGCCAACATTTCGGTCACCACCGCCACGGCCGACGACGCCCTGGTGGTGCCCAGCCTCGCTATCACCACCACGGGGAACCGGCAGACGGTCAACGTCCTCAAGGACGGTACCCCGACGCCGGTGACGGTCACCACGGGGATCAGCGCCAACGGGCGCACCCAGGTCCTGACTGGCCTTGCCGACGGGGACCAGGTGGAACTCCCTGCCATTTCCAGCACCCTGGACACCGGCAGCACCACCCCCGGCAGCGGATTCGGCGCCGGTGGACTTGGCGGCGCGGGCACCCGCGGCGGTACCCGGAACGGCGGCCAGTGA
- a CDS encoding alpha/beta fold hydrolase, with the protein MAKPAVKAALLSPQRPLGDHPLLLVGPSLGTSSILWNRAASLLGNDYDVVAWDLPGHGVSPAATEPFDVAALADAVVDLVDSIAPGEAFHYAGVSLGGAVGLQLGIKHGERLKSLSVQNSGAKIGTPEAWLERAETVRTQGTPVMIQGSAQRWFAPGFMDREPEFSSRLLHSLRDADRFSYAFCCEALAAFDVRSELGSISVPTQVIAGALDGVATPDMAEEVATGITAGGGTATAVTVEGISHLAPAEAPAHVADLMRSLISWAESREAAK; encoded by the coding sequence GTGGCTAAACCGGCCGTGAAGGCAGCGCTGCTGTCACCCCAGCGTCCCCTGGGCGACCACCCCCTGCTGCTGGTGGGTCCGTCCCTGGGCACATCGTCCATCCTGTGGAACCGGGCCGCGTCCCTGCTCGGCAACGACTACGACGTGGTGGCCTGGGACCTGCCCGGGCACGGCGTCTCGCCCGCCGCCACCGAACCGTTCGACGTCGCAGCCCTCGCAGACGCCGTCGTGGACCTGGTGGACTCCATCGCCCCGGGCGAGGCCTTCCACTACGCCGGCGTTTCGCTCGGCGGCGCGGTGGGGCTGCAGCTGGGCATCAAGCACGGCGAACGGCTCAAGAGCCTCTCCGTGCAGAACAGCGGCGCAAAGATCGGCACCCCCGAAGCCTGGCTCGAGCGCGCCGAAACGGTCCGCACCCAGGGCACGCCCGTGATGATCCAGGGCTCCGCACAGAGGTGGTTCGCCCCGGGCTTCATGGACCGCGAACCCGAATTCAGCAGCCGGCTCCTGCACTCCCTGCGCGACGCCGACCGCTTCAGCTACGCCTTCTGCTGCGAGGCCCTTGCCGCCTTCGACGTCCGCAGTGAACTCGGCAGCATCAGCGTCCCCACCCAGGTCATCGCCGGGGCCCTGGACGGCGTGGCAACACCGGACATGGCGGAAGAAGTGGCAACCGGCATCACCGCCGGGGGCGGCACCGCCACCGCCGTGACCGTGGAGGGCATCTCGCACCTGGCTCCGGCGGAGGCGCCGGCCCACGTTGCGGACCTGATGCGCAGCCTGATCAGCTGGGCCGAATCGCGGGAGGCAGCCAAGTGA
- a CDS encoding thiolase family protein: protein MNQAFVYDAVRTPFGKFGSGLAGVRPDDLAAHVIKESVKRAPGLDVERIDEVVFGNANGAGEENRNIARMGTLLAGLPVSIPGTTVNRLCGSSLDAAIIASRQINAGDAELMLVGGAESMSRAPWVLPKTEKPYPAGDMTLASTTLGWRLVNKAMPKEWTISLGEATERLREKYGVTREAQDEFAATSHNLSAAAWDEGFYDNLVAPVPGTDLVRDEGVRPGSSAEKLAGLKTVFRAENGTVTAGNASPLSDGASAAWIGSEAAAGLLGLDPLARIAGRGAHANDPQYFGYAPVEAANKALAKAGIGWDQVGAVELNEAFAAQSLACINAWGIDPGIVNAHGGAIAMGHPLGASGTRILGTLARSLQASGERWGVAAICIGVGQGLAVVLENVTASNGKA, encoded by the coding sequence ATGAACCAGGCTTTTGTGTACGACGCCGTGCGCACCCCGTTCGGTAAGTTCGGTTCCGGCCTTGCCGGGGTCCGTCCGGATGATCTTGCCGCGCACGTGATCAAGGAGTCCGTGAAACGCGCTCCCGGACTCGATGTTGAGCGGATTGATGAGGTGGTGTTCGGCAACGCGAACGGCGCGGGTGAGGAAAACCGGAACATCGCCCGGATGGGCACCCTGCTCGCCGGTTTGCCGGTGTCCATTCCGGGGACCACGGTAAACCGGCTGTGTGGTTCGTCTTTGGATGCGGCGATCATCGCGTCGCGCCAGATCAACGCCGGCGACGCCGAGCTGATGCTGGTGGGTGGGGCTGAGTCGATGTCGCGTGCGCCGTGGGTGCTGCCGAAGACGGAGAAGCCTTACCCGGCTGGGGATATGACGCTGGCGTCCACCACGCTGGGGTGGCGCCTGGTGAACAAGGCGATGCCGAAGGAGTGGACCATTTCCCTGGGCGAGGCCACGGAGCGGCTGCGGGAGAAGTACGGTGTGACCCGGGAGGCGCAGGACGAGTTCGCCGCCACCTCGCACAACCTTTCGGCCGCGGCCTGGGACGAGGGGTTCTATGACAACCTGGTCGCCCCGGTGCCCGGCACGGACCTGGTCCGGGACGAGGGCGTGCGCCCTGGTTCGTCGGCGGAGAAGCTCGCCGGCCTGAAGACCGTGTTCCGCGCGGAGAACGGAACCGTCACCGCCGGGAACGCGTCGCCGTTGTCCGACGGCGCCTCCGCGGCCTGGATCGGCTCCGAGGCCGCCGCCGGGCTGCTCGGGCTGGACCCGCTGGCCCGGATCGCCGGGCGCGGAGCGCACGCCAACGACCCGCAGTACTTCGGCTACGCCCCTGTGGAGGCGGCGAACAAGGCGCTCGCGAAGGCGGGCATCGGCTGGGACCAGGTGGGCGCCGTCGAACTCAACGAAGCCTTCGCCGCGCAATCCCTGGCCTGCATTAACGCCTGGGGCATCGACCCCGGAATTGTGAACGCCCATGGCGGAGCGATTGCCATGGGCCACCCCCTGGGAGCCTCCGGTACCCGGATCCTGGGCACCCTGGCCCGGTCCCTGCAGGCCTCCGGGGAACGCTGGGGCGTCGCGGCGATCTGCATCGGCGTGGGCCAGGGACTGGCCGTGGTGCTTGAAAACGTGACTGCTTCCAACGGAAAGGCTTAA
- a CDS encoding 3-oxoacid CoA-transferase subunit B, giving the protein MTTATSLQTSTTPLGRDDLARLVARDIAPGSFVNLGIGQPTLVSNYLTEDQNITLHTENGMLGMGPEATGDDIDEDLINAGKIPVTELPGASYFHHADSFAIMRGGHLDICVLGAFQVSATGDLANWHTGAPGAIPAVGGAMDLATGAKDVFVMMTLLTREGASKIVEACTYPVTGVGCVTRVYTDKGVFLTGPDGVTVRETFGCTLEELQELVPVPLKAAPAA; this is encoded by the coding sequence TTGACTACTGCAACATCACTCCAGACCTCCACCACACCCCTGGGCCGGGACGACCTCGCCCGCCTCGTGGCCAGGGACATCGCGCCGGGCTCGTTCGTGAACCTGGGGATCGGCCAGCCCACCCTGGTATCGAACTACCTCACCGAGGACCAGAACATCACCCTGCACACGGAGAACGGGATGCTCGGCATGGGCCCGGAAGCCACGGGCGACGACATTGACGAGGACCTCATCAACGCCGGCAAGATCCCCGTCACCGAACTCCCGGGTGCGTCCTACTTCCACCACGCGGACTCGTTCGCGATCATGCGCGGCGGGCACCTGGACATCTGCGTCCTGGGGGCCTTCCAGGTCTCCGCCACCGGAGACCTGGCCAACTGGCACACCGGCGCACCCGGTGCCATTCCCGCCGTCGGCGGTGCCATGGACCTCGCCACCGGCGCCAAGGACGTATTCGTCATGATGACCCTCCTCACCCGCGAAGGGGCCTCCAAGATCGTCGAGGCCTGCACTTACCCGGTTACCGGCGTCGGCTGCGTCACCCGCGTCTACACCGACAAAGGCGTCTTCCTCACCGGTCCCGACGGTGTCACCGTCCGCGAAACCTTCGGCTGCACCCTCGAAGAACTCCAGGAACTGGTCCCCGTCCCGCTGAAAGCCGCACCGGCCGCCTAA
- a CDS encoding 3-oxoacid CoA-transferase subunit A, translating to MLNFVDSVQEAVAGIKDGSTVMIGGFGNAGQPFELIDALMDCGATDLTVVNNNAGQGDQGLALLIKEGRVKKMICSFPRQSDSWHFDAKYKAGQIELELVPQGNLAERIRAAGAGIGGFFTPTGYGTMLAEGKETRIIDGRGQVFETPIHADVALIKALKADGKGNLVYRKTARNFGPIMAAAAKHTIVQVSEIVPTGALDPENVVTPGIYVNTVVRVPASDRSATGTSEKVA from the coding sequence ATGCTGAACTTTGTTGACTCGGTCCAGGAGGCCGTGGCCGGCATCAAGGACGGCTCCACCGTGATGATCGGCGGGTTCGGCAACGCCGGCCAGCCCTTCGAACTCATCGATGCACTGATGGACTGCGGCGCCACGGACCTGACCGTAGTGAACAACAACGCCGGCCAGGGCGACCAGGGCCTGGCCCTGCTCATCAAGGAAGGCCGGGTGAAGAAGATGATCTGCTCCTTCCCGCGGCAGTCCGATTCCTGGCACTTCGACGCCAAGTACAAGGCCGGGCAGATCGAACTGGAACTCGTCCCGCAGGGCAACCTCGCCGAACGGATCCGCGCCGCCGGAGCCGGGATCGGCGGGTTCTTCACCCCCACCGGCTACGGCACCATGCTCGCCGAGGGCAAGGAAACCCGCATCATCGACGGCCGCGGCCAGGTGTTCGAAACACCCATCCACGCCGATGTCGCCCTGATCAAGGCACTCAAGGCCGACGGCAAGGGCAACCTGGTCTACCGGAAGACCGCCCGGAACTTCGGGCCCATCATGGCAGCGGCCGCCAAGCACACCATCGTCCAAGTCTCCGAGATCGTCCCCACAGGCGCGCTGGACCCGGAAAACGTGGTCACGCCCGGAATCTACGTCAACACTGTTGTCCGCGTCCCCGCTTCAGACCGCAGCGCAACCGGCACTAGCGAAAAGGTGGCCTGA
- the pcaC gene encoding 4-carboxymuconolactone decarboxylase — translation MSGDERHGVVQPGATSQQIYDGGMVVRREVLGDAHVDRANANKDAFTEDFQDMITRIAWGGIWTRPGLSRQMRSAVTITAMVAHGHWEELAMHIRAAITNGLSRDEIKEILLQTAIYCGVPSANTAFKTAQQVFKEMDAPS, via the coding sequence GTGAGCGGCGATGAGAGGCACGGCGTGGTCCAGCCCGGCGCCACCAGCCAGCAGATTTACGACGGCGGCATGGTGGTCCGGCGCGAAGTGCTGGGCGACGCGCACGTGGACCGGGCCAACGCCAACAAGGACGCGTTTACCGAGGACTTCCAGGACATGATCACCCGCATCGCGTGGGGTGGCATCTGGACCCGGCCCGGGCTGTCCCGGCAAATGCGTTCCGCGGTGACCATCACCGCCATGGTGGCGCACGGGCATTGGGAAGAACTCGCCATGCATATCCGCGCTGCCATCACCAACGGCCTGAGCAGGGACGAGATCAAGGAGATCCTGCTGCAGACCGCCATCTACTGCGGCGTCCCCTCCGCCAACACCGCCTTCAAAACTGCCCAGCAGGTCTTCAAAGAAATGGATGCACCTTCATGA